The DNA sequence GTGAACTTGGAAGGTAAAACTTTCTTCTGACATTATGTGTTTCATCTCTATCTTCGCTACATTGCATTTTAGTTTTTAAGTTTATGTAATACCTATTTCAAATATTAGCAATATAAGTTCTTGTGACTCCGTAgcattaaatatgaatataattaaaaattaatcaagcTTTTAACAAACACTTATTAcagatttaaaattgtaaacaatattCTATGATACGAAGGTGAACGAacttattgtttttttttttttatgtttcgtATAGTTTGTCATAATTTTTTcgcaaatcattttttataatatttttatgccaTTTGCATAAAATTCTCTCTGCTCATAGAATATATTACGAAAGTTTGTCGGAAAAGGTACGTAGGAACATTCAGGACATAAGCAGaacgataatatttaaaatcgaaCCTATCCAAATTTGGATCGGCGTCATTAAGAAAAACCCTTGTGAGTTTTTTGCAATGTGCCCTCTCGAGATGTTGCGACACCGCAGGACTATAGGGCCTCCATCGTCCGTGACGATTTTCCCATTCCCAAACAACCACAGCATGACCGTGTTCCTGCCCCTGGGCGTTCATTTCCTCACTAAGGAATTTCACACGCACGCCTGACACACACTTGCGAAGCGGAAACGTGGGAACATTTTCGAGTCATCCACGGTCACCCTAAATTACCTTCTTGTACATATCACTGAATTCGCACCAGTACTCGCGATAGGAATTTAAACGTCCGATCATTCTACTTTGCATACAATAAAGTTTTGGAAAAATCGAGAGAAAACATATTAACGGTAACGTTATTCTGAATCGTTTTGTTTGGAATGAAATACAAGCGCGTACGGGTCATAAACTTGTAGTCCGATAGATTATAAGTGTATGGAACGGATGCGAAGTACATACAAATACCAATGTAAAAAACTTGACATACCACATAGGTTAGAAGGCTTCGAGTCAGGCCCTCTACCATAGATGCGTGAAAGTAAGTACTAGATGCGTTCCAACTGCTGATTGGTAGTTTGACTGAGTGTGatgcgcgctctgattggtcagtgttttccgttaatatctcctcaacgaagcctcggacaacattttcgctaaagaaaaagttgtttcaaatcacctcccgaaccacctagGGATAAGTTAGTAACATATAAAGATGCACCTTTATCTAGTAACTAGATTCTAGTTATATAATATCTAGTTATTTCCCCCATTTCCCGTTTCACGGCACGAATCGCTGATACCGGGTGTATGTATTGTTCGTTATTTgtgtaattgaaattcttttccatGATAAAGACATTCGCTCTGAATTGGATCGTTGGAAAGAATTAAAGCTCatcttacaaatattttttgatcGTATTAGTGAATTATTGCCTACATCGTAGAAAGTATGaccgatttatttaaaagaatgttgTTCCTCTCCTGTTGATTTGAAACGAAGTAATGCGAACTTAGACCTTTCTGCTGCGAATCCTTAATTAATCGTGAATAAATATGTGCGTATTCGACGACGATAGTTTTGTTCCCGAAATTGGCACATAGATtagcttttaaaaaaattctgaaaaaaatatcagacCTTCACAAATATCGTACAAAGATGGATGTGGAAAAAATAGCTGTGTTTGCTAGCGTAGGATTCGCAATAGCCGTTGCAGCGTTTGTTTTATGGGGTCCATCCCCCAAACCTAGAAAAAAAGGTATATtagaagtattttaatttgtgaagtttgtagaaaatatatgttatttcTTTACTAGTTAAAAGTATATTATCtttcaaatacttttctaGGACAGATCATTGGAATCAACAATCTAGGATATACTTGCTTTTTAAATTCCCTTTTGCAAGCTTTAGCTGCTTGTCCAATTTTTATCGGatggttaaaaatacaatgcgTGAAGAATGGCAAAGTTACCTTCATTTCAACTTTGCTCTCTGTTTTTGAAAGTATGTTGTCATTagtgaaatattcattaccttattaattcttttgttttgttaaaagttatataatatttgcgtATTAAATTACGAGATattattacaagaaaaatctATATTTGTAACTACTttattttgttagaaattaatgGGTATACTGATGACATGTACAGTGATGTAACAccgattgaaataatttcatctctTGGTAATTTATGGAGCTTTGCACCAGGCCACCAAGATGCACACGAATTATTTCATGTTGTACTTAATGCATTGCAAGCAGAAATTCAACCTGTAAATAGGGTATGCTTAATAaactgaatttattaaataagaattatacatacagtgaacaattaaaatgaatcaATGGAAATCATTTCAGAAAGGTTGCTTGTCCGATGCTTTATTGCAAAGTCCAACAATGGTAGTGGATACAAAAAAATCAAGTGATTCATTGTCCTTTAGAAGCGTGTCTTGCAATGATATTGTATCGGCTAACAGAAATGTTAGCACTCCAAATggatttgataaaaattgcaataatcATGTAATGTTCTCAACACCATCAATATCAAGTATACTTATGGCATATAATAAGCCTGGTATGATCCTTGCCAGATCTTCAGAATTGCTTTCAAACAATATGGGAGGTGAAGAGAATAAAGACCCTCTAAAGTCATGGAGCTCTTTATGTGCCATGCCTGTGTCTAGTACTCCATCAATGTCTATAGAAGTACATCCATTCTCAGGATTATTAACTAGTCAATTACAATGTAGTAACTGTAAATGGAAGGTCAGTCTTTGTTTTAACAATTTCTGTGTATTTGATTACATAGAATAAATAAGAGTATTTCTTATAGTCTGCTGTTCGTTATGAcaaacttgaaacaatttcgttaCCTTTGCCACCTCTGGGTCCACATACTAGATCGCATCACACGCTGGAAGAATTACTAACGCGTTTTGTAACTAGTGAGATTGTTCAAGATGTGTTATGTGATGGATGTGGAATACGTTGCTTTTCCACTAAAACTTTAACTCTAGGCAAGCTTCCTAAATGTCTGTGCTTGCATATATCAAGAACTACATGGAGTAATTCTGGAACACCGATTAAGAGAGATGATCCAGTCAAATTTCCACAAATACTAACATTGGATCCTTATACTTTCACAGAaactagaaaaagaaatgcaagGGTAGAGtacatgttttttaatttggtaaatatattttgatatttcatgtATACTGAGAATGGAATATGTATTGTACAGGGCGACCCTGAAGCAACAATGTTGCTTGCTAATCGTTCAACATTAACGGATAAATACAAGTACCAACTACGCGCGATAGTGGAACATTGTGGAACTGTTGATTCTGGACATTTTGTTTGCTACAGACGAGGAAATAAATCGGATCAATGGTTGTATACTTCGGATAACGTAGTTGAGAGCATATCTTTAATTGAAGTTTTATGTGCCACGCCATACCTTCTGTTTTACGAACGTATTAATAGCAAATAAGAATAGCTAGTCGAATTTAAGTCATTATAAGAAAtgacgttatttattttccataaaaagtTATCCAAACACGGATTTGCTTCTATTTCTaaagatttataaatttatacatgaaCCATCGATATATGCATGAATTTCATATCTTAACCACTAAAAAACGGGGACAAAGCGAAGACAAAGTAACCATTATGTAAAATcaaatacgaatttttttttaaattgcataaattatgtatagatagaattaaaaatgaaatccttATGtctattgtatattatttctacatcattttttttttaaatttggaatGTCTGTAAActcataaaaaaaactgttttatttctgattacataaaggaaatattaatacattcatTGTGCATTTCTACATATAGATTACCTTGTTCTATTTACTCATTCTCAATGTCTCTTAGTTATCTGTGTTATGTAATTTCTCAATACACATATCACAGATTGTATGTAGGcaaaaatctaatttcttgttatttttattaacaaagcAAATTTACATTTGCAACTATTCAAAGATAATGGTTTCTACAGATCTTTGGAATCTCTGTCTCTTGTGctcattataaatttataaactgcagaaataaaacacaattcgTGTTTGTACGCTTTTTATTGAAAGTTTATAAAGATTTTGTAGGAATTATGAAACACCATACTAATTTAGAATAACATAATAATGAGGGAATTGAAGAGACTGCTCGGGTATTAGCGGTAGCTTTCTATTGGTTTTCGTTgcaaacatgaaaatgaattcaacaTTATTAATTGAGAATCCATTACATCATACAGGtt is a window from the Hylaeus volcanicus isolate JK05 chromosome 7, UHH_iyHylVolc1.0_haploid, whole genome shotgun sequence genome containing:
- the LOC128879247 gene encoding ubiquitin carboxyl-terminal hydrolase 30 homolog gives rise to the protein MDVEKIAVFASVGFAIAVAAFVLWGPSPKPRKKGQIIGINNLGYTCFLNSLLQALAACPIFIGWLKIQCVKNGKVTFISTLLSVFEKINGYTDDMYSDVTPIEIISSLGNLWSFAPGHQDAHELFHVVLNALQAEIQPVNRKGCLSDALLQSPTMVVDTKKSSDSLSFRSVSCNDIVSANRNVSTPNGFDKNCNNHVMFSTPSISSILMAYNKPGMILARSSELLSNNMGGEENKDPLKSWSSLCAMPVSSTPSMSIEVHPFSGLLTSQLQCSNCKWKSAVRYDKLETISLPLPPLGPHTRSHHTLEELLTRFVTSEIVQDVLCDGCGIRCFSTKTLTLGKLPKCLCLHISRTTWSNSGTPIKRDDPVKFPQILTLDPYTFTETRKRNARGDPEATMLLANRSTLTDKYKYQLRAIVEHCGTVDSGHFVCYRRGNKSDQWLYTSDNVVESISLIEVLCATPYLLFYERINSK